The Zingiber officinale cultivar Zhangliang chromosome 9A, Zo_v1.1, whole genome shotgun sequence genome window below encodes:
- the LOC122019941 gene encoding amino acid permease 4-like produces the protein MGAEKYHQQPAFAPMDVVALEHGNGGSECRDDDGRLKRTGTLWTASAHIVTAVIGSGVLSLAWAIGQLGWVAGPIVMLLFSFVTYYTSVLLADCYRSGDPITGKRNYSYMDAVHAYLGGVKVKLCGFIQYANLFGVAIGYTIASSISMMAIRRSNCFHEKGHQNPCHASSTPYMIIFGVLEIFLSQIPDFDQIWWLSIVAAVMSFTYSSIGLSLGIVQVVANGGFKGSLTGVSVGTVSPMKKVWHSLQAFGDIAFAYSFSLVLIEIQDTIKAPPPSEAKVMKKASFVSIVTTTLFYMLCGCMGYAAFGDQAPSNLLTGFGFYNPFWLLDVANAAIVIHLVGAYQVFCQPLFAFIEKWASSAWPESGFVTREISLPLGYRLSLFRLAWRSAFVVLTTVISMLMPFFNDVVGLLGALGFWPLTVYFPVEMYIAQKKIPRWSTRWVCLQMLSMACLAITVAAAIGSVAGIITDLQIYRPFKSSS, from the exons ATGGGGGCGGAGAAGTACCACCAGCAGCCTGCTTTCGCTCCCATGGATGTCGTCGCGCTGGAGCACGGCAATGGCGGCAGCGAGTGCCGCGACGACGACGGGCGGCTCAAGAGGACTG GGACGTTGTGGACGGCGAGCGCGCACATCGTGACGGCGGTGATCGGCTCCGGCGTGCTGTCGCTGGCGTGGGCCATCGGGCAGCTGGGCTGGGTCGCCGGCCCCATCGTCATGCTCCTCTTCTCCTTCGTTACCTACTACACCTCCGTTCTCCTCGCCGACTGCTACCGCTCCGGCGATCCCATCACCGGCAAGCGCAACTACAGCTACATGGACGCCGTCCACGCCTACCTCG GCGGAGTCAAGGTGAAGCTCTGCGGGTTCATCCAGTACGCCAACCTCTTCGGCGTCGCCATCGGATACACCATCGCCTCCTCCATTAGCATGAT GGCGATCAGAAGGTCGAATTGCTTCCACGAGAAGGGCCACCAGAACCCCTGCCACGCCTCGAGCACTCCATACATGATCATCTTCGGCGTCCTGGAGATCTTCCTGTCTCAAATCCCCGACTTCGATCAGATTTGGTGGCTCTCCATCGTCGCCGCCGTCATGTCCTTCACTTACTCCTCCATCGGCCTCAGCCTCGGCATCGTCCAAGTCGTCG CGAACGGAGGTTTCAAAGGCAGCCTCACCGGAGTCAGCGTCGGGACCGTCTCTCCGATGAAGAAGGTGTGGCACAGCCTCCAGGCCTTCGGCGACATTGCCTTCGCCTATTCTTTCTCCCTCGTCCTCATAGAAATCCAGGACACCATCAAGGCGCCGCCGCCGTCGGAGGCGAAGGTGATGAAGAAGGCGTCGTTCGTGAGCATCGTCACGACGACTCTGTTCTACATGCTGTGCGGGTGCATGGGCTACGCGGCCTTCGGCGACCAGGCGCCCAGCAACCTCCTCACCGGCTTCGGCTTCTACAACCCCTTCTGGCTCCTCGACGTCGCCAACGCCGCCATCGTCATCCACCTCGTCGGCGCCTACCAGGTCTTCTGCCAGCCTCTGTTCGCCTTCATCGAGAAGTGGGCGTCGTCCGCCTGGCCGGAGTCCGGCTTCGTCACCCGCGAGATATCCCTGCCGCTGGGCTACCGCCTGAGCCTCTTCCGGCTGGCGTGGCGTTCGGCCTTCGTGGTGCTGACGACGGTGATCTCGATGCTGATGCCCTTCTTCAACGACGTGGTGGGGCTGCTGGGGGCGCTGGGTTTCTGGCCGCTCACGGTGTACTTCCCGGTGGAGATGTACATCGCGCAGAAGAAGATCCCGAGGTGGAGCACTCGGTGGGTGTGCCTGCAAATGCTAAGCATGGCGTGCCTGGCCATCACGGTGGCGGCGGCCATCGGCTCCGTCGCCGGAATCATCACCGACCTCCAAATCTACCGTCCCTTTAAGAGTAGCTCTTAA
- the LOC122019399 gene encoding beta-fructofuranosidase, insoluble isoenzyme 3-like — MVNFSCYISLRFIAKRPFYYKGIYHLFYQYNPYGSVWGNIVWGHSVSTDLINWYAVDPAIYPSKPFDIYGCWSGSATVLPDGKPVILYTGIVDNFKTQVQNIAFPANLSDPLLREWDKPDYNPVISSDPSINATQFRDPTTAWLHPDNKHWNIAIGGIREVGQRGMAILYRSKDFVNWTKAKHPLHSSKGTGMWECPDFFPVAVGGREGRDTSATGRGVKHVLKVSLDRTRFEYYTLGTYYPALDRYLPDQASVDGSDGLRYDYGNFYASKTFFDPAKRRRVLTGWANESDTIVDDVSKGWSGIILVPRELWLDENGRQLLQWPVEEFDRLRSKHVSLANQAVNPGGFFRVNNIDAVQADVEVTFEISSLEKAEDFDPSYVGDAQAYCARHAADVKGGVGPFGLYVLADPALEERTAVFFKVFKHKRKHVVLFCHDPTRSTKRENIYKPTFAGFVDVDIDSSKTISLRSLIDHSVVESFGAGGKTCITSRVYPSLAIGRDAHLFVFNNGAVDVKVSELNAWEIRTPFMNKEI; from the exons ATGGTTAACTTTAGTTGCTATATTTCTCTTCGTTTCATTGCAAAAA GGCCATTTTACTACAAGGGTATATACCATCTTTTCTACCAGTACAACCCCTATGGCTCCGTGTGGGGTAACATCGTGTGGGGCCACTCGGTGTCCACCGATCTGATCAACTGGTACGCGGTCGACCCGGCAATCTACCCGTCGAAGCCCTTCGACATCTACGGATGCTGGTCCGGCTCCGCCACCGTCCTCCCCGACGGCAAGCCGGTGATCCTCTACACCGGCATCGTCGACAACTTCAAGACCCAGGTCCAAAACATCGCCTTCCCGGCCAATTTATCCGACCCCCTTCTCCGTGAGTGGGACAAGCCCGACTACAACCCCGTGATCTCCTCTGATCCGTCGATCAACGCCACCCAGTTCCGTGATCCGACCACAGCGTGGCTCCACCCGGACAACAAGCACTGGAACATCGCGATCGGGGGCATCAGGGAAGTGGGGCAGAGAGGGATGGCGATCTTGTACCGGAGCAAGGATTTCGTGAACTGGACGAAGGCCAAGCACCCGCTGCACTCGAGCAAGGGGACGGGGATGTGGGAGTGCCCGGACTTCTTCCCGGTGGCGGTCGGCGGGAGGGAAGGAAGGGACACGTCGGCGACCGGTCGTGGAGTGAAGCACGTGCTGAAGGTGAGCCTCGACCGGACGAGGTTCGAGTACTACACTTTGGGAACGTACTACCCTGCGCTGGACCGGTACCTACCGGACCAGGCGTCGGTGGACGGCAGCGATGGGTTGAGGTACGATTACGGCAACTTCTACGCCTCCAAGACCTTCTTCGATCCGGCgaagagaaggagggttttgACCGGATGGGCCAACGAGTCTGATACCATCGTCGATGACGTCAGCAAAGGCTGGTCCGGAATCATC TTGGTTCCTAGAGAACTTTGGCTGGACGAGAACGGCCGGCAGCTGTTGCAATGGCCGGTGGAGGAGTTCGATCGGCTGAGAAGCAAGCACGTTTCTTTGGCGAATCAGGCCGTGAATCCCGGTGGCTTCTTCCGAGTAAACAACATCGACGCGGTTCAGGCGGATGTGGAGGTTACATTCGAGATCAGCAGTTTGGAAAAAGCAGAGGATTTCGACCCTTCGTACGTCGGAGATGCCCAAGCTTACTGCGCCAGGCACGCCGCCGATGTGAAGGGAGGAGTCGGCCCGTTCGGGCTTTACGTTCTCGCCGATCCGGCTCTCGAAGAAAGAACCGCAGTGTTCTTCAAGGTCTTCAAGCACAAGAGGAAGCACGTTGTTCTCTTCTGCCATGATCCCACCCG GTCAACTAAAAGGGAGAACATATACAAGCCGACTTTTGCTGGCTTTGTCGACGTTGACATCGATTCGTCTAAGACGATCTCTCTTAGAAGCTTGATCGATCACTCGGTGGTGGAGAGCTTTGGAGCAGGAGGAAAAACATGCATCACGTCAAGAGTTTATCCGAGCTTGGCGATCGGAAGAGATGCCCATCTGTTCGTGTTCAACAATGGAGCAGTGGATGTTAAGGTTTCGGAGCTGAATGCATGGGAGATTAGGACGCCTTTCATGAACAAGGAAATCTGA